In Cryptomeria japonica chromosome 10, Sugi_1.0, whole genome shotgun sequence, a genomic segment contains:
- the LOC131079143 gene encoding pentatricopeptide repeat-containing protein At4g30700-like — MSTLSSAFATCKTFNNNLIYMYVKCGNLVDARKVFDHMKERDSFSWNTIIAAYRRRGYPQEAVTLFHHMQQTVVRPDRFTFASVLPACAKMGALEQGMSIHKIIKDRRILSEVVVATALVDMYAKCGSIDKAAELFDTMLQRNVVTWNAMIAGYAQNGFVEKALETFKQMNLAGVKPDLTSFISILPVCAKMGALEQGMDIHQSMKDGGILSNIVAATALVDMYAKCGSIDKARELFDRMPQKDVFMWTAMIAGYTQNGYAEKALETFKEMQSAGIKPNSTTFASVLPACATMGALEQGIDIHQSIMEGGFLSHIIVGNALVDMYAKCGSVGNARELFDRMLERDVITWTAMIAGYAQNGFVEKALETFKQMQLAGVKPNSATFACVLCACSHAGLVDEGCTYFNHMSNPYCITPTVDHYACMVDLLGRAGYLEDTLNFIIKMPVKPMVVVWICFLGACRSHMNIGLAVFTATLLFDLDPKNDATYVLLSNIYAEAGWWNEVQMVRRLMRDRGIKKIPGCSWTYLKGPGGRVACENANLSPSNYHHKMPLPSTTHLNLTPLCRDSQLKDALHILFTTHNPPEHYSTYFQLLQTCLLDNALSQGKKIHSFIAQRRFAFATGKTVHNKLIYMYVKCGSLVEARKVFDHMKERDCFSWNTIIAAYRRHRCPHEAVTLFHHMQQAGLQPDRFTFASVLPACAKIGALEQGMDIHRSIKDRGILSDVVVATALVDMYAKCGSIDKAREVFDRISQKNVVSWNAMIAGYAQNGFFEMALKVFKQMQLAGVKPDLTTFASILPACAKLGALELGMDIHQSIKNKGILSDIVVTTALVDMYAKCGSIDRARELFDTMPQKDAFLWTAMIAAYEQNGLVEKALETFKQMQLAGVKPDSTTFASILPACAKMGALKQGIDIHQSIKDRGILSDIVVATSLVDMYAKCGSIDMARELFDGMPQRNVHSWTAMIGGYAQNGFVEKALETFKQMQLAGVKPNSATFASVLPACAKMGALEQGMDIHQSIMEGGFFTDIIVGNALIDMYAKCGSIDKAHELFDRMPQRDVISWTAMIAGYAQNGFVEEALQTFMQMQSACVKPNSTTFACVLCACSYAGLVDEGCTYFNHMSKPYCITPTIDHYVCMVDLLGRAGYLEDTLNFIIKMPVKPVVIVWICFLGACRSHMNIGLGVFTATLLFDLDPKNASAYVLLSNIYAEVGRWCEVQMVRRLMEDRGIKKIPGCSWIEHQKMVHVFCVGDRSHPQAQEIYAKLEKLAWEMKMVGYFSDSRRLLNDVEDEERELFLCHHSEKLAIVFGLLNTPPGTTIRVVKNLRVCTDCHTATKFISKIVAREIVVRDANRFHHFKQGECSCGDYW, encoded by the exons ATGTCCACTCTTTCATCTGCATTTGCTACATGCAAAACTTTTAATAATAATCTTATTTACATGTATGTAAAATGCGGAAATTTGGTTGATGCTCGCAAAGTGTTTGACCATATGAAAGAACGAGACAGTTTCTCATGGAATACGATTATTGCAGCGTACAGAAGACGTGGGTATCCTCAAGAGGCGGTCACACTGTTTCACCATATGCAACAAACAGTCGTCCGACCTGATCGGTTTACATTTGCCAGCGTActtccagcctgtgccaaaatgggagctttggaacagggtatgagCATCCATAAAATCATAAAGGATAGAAGAATTTTGTCAGAGGtcgtagttgcaactgccctggtagacatgtatgcaaaatgtggaagcatagacaaggcagctGAACTGTTTGATACAATGCTTCAAAGAAATGTGGTCACATGGAATGCCATGatagcaggatatgcacaaaatggatttgttgaaaaggctttagaaactttcaagcaaatgaatctggcaggtgtaaagccagactTGACATCCTTTATCAGCATCCTCCCTgtatgtgccaaaatgggagctttggaacaggggatggacattcatcaaagcatgaaagatggaggaattttgtcaaatattGTAGCTGcgactgccttggtagacatgtatgccaaatgtggaagcatagacaaggcacgtgaactgttcgACAGAATGCCTCAAAAAGATGTGTTTatgtggactgcaatgattgcagggTACACACAGAATGGATAtgctgaaaaggctttagaaactttcaaggaaatgcaatcggcaggcataaagccaaattcaacaacctttgccagcgtcctccctgcctgtgccacaatgggagctttagaacagggtatagacatccatcaaagcataatggaagggGGATTTTTGTCacatattatagttggaaatgctctggtgGACATGTATGCCAAATGTGGAAGCGTAGGCaatgcacgtgaactgtttgacagaatgcttgAAAGAGATGTCATCACATGGACTGCAATGATAGCAGGAtacgcacaaaatggatttgttgaaaaggctttagaaactttcaagcaaatgcaattggcaggcgtAAAGCCAAATTCCGCAACGTTTGCTTGTGTTCTATGCGCGTGCAGCCATGCAGGTTTAGTGGATGAGGGCTGTACATACTTCAATCACATGAGTAACCCTTATTGCATTACACCTACAGTTGATCATTATGCGtgcatggttgaccttcttggGCGTGCTGGCTATCTTGAAGACACCCTAAACTTTATCATCAAGATGCCAGTTAAACCTATGGTGGTTGTGTGGATATGTTTTCTTGGTGCGTGTAGATCACATATGAATATAGGCTTAGCAGTATTCACAGCGACACTGCTTTTTGATCTGGATCCTAAAAATGATGCAACTTATGTTCTTCTCTCGAACATTTATGCAGAGGCGGGCTGGTGGAATGAGGTTCAAATGGTGAGGAGATTGATGAGAGATAGAGGAATTAAAAAGATCCCTGGATGTAGTTGGACTTA CTTGAAGGGGCCAGGAGGAAG AGTTGCATGTGAAAATGCAAATTTGTCCCCCTCCAACTACCATCATAAAATGCCATTGCCATCCACTACTCATCTCAATCTCACACCATTATGTAGAGACAGCCAGTTGAAGGATGCACTGCACATTCTGTTTACTACACACAACCCGCCTGAACACTACTCTACCTATTTTCAATTATTGCAGACCTGTTTACTCGACAATGCGCTTTCACAAGGGAAAAAAATCCACTCTTTCATCGCTCAAAGAAGATTTGCATTTGCTACAGGAAAAACTGTACATAATAAGCTTATTTACATGTATGTCAAGTGCGGAAGTTTGGTGGAAGCCCGTAAAGTGTTTGATCACATGAAAGAACGAGACTGCTTCTCATGGAACACGATTATTGCTGCTTACAGAAGACATAGGTGTCCTCACGAGGCAGTCACACTGTTTCACCATATGCAACAAGCAGGTCTCCAACCGGATCGGTTTACATTCGCCAGTGTActtccagcctgtgccaaaattggAGCTCTGGAACAGGGTATGGATATCCATAGAagtataaaggatagaggaattttatcagatgttgtagttgcaactgccctggtagacatgtatgcaaaatgtggaagcatagacaaggcacgtgaagtGTTTGATAGGATATCTCAAAAAAATGTGgtttcatggaatgccatgattgcaggatatgcacaaaatggatttttcgAAATGGCTTTAAAagttttcaagcaaatgcaactggcaggtgtaaagccagatttgacaacctttgccagcatcctacCTGCCTGTGCCAAATTGGGAGCTTTGGAACTGGGAATGGACATCCATCAGAGCATAAAGAATAAGGGAATTTTGTCAGATATTGTAGTTAcgactgccctggtagacatgtatgcaaaatgtggaagcatagacagggcacgtgaactgtttgacacaATGCCTCAAAAAGATGCATTcttgtggactgcaatgattgcagcATATGAACAAAATGGATTGGTTGAAAAGgcattagaaactttcaagcaaatgcaattggctggtgtaaagccagactccacaacctttgctagcatcctccctgcctgtgccaaaatgggagctttgaaacaggGTATAGACATTCATCAGAGCAttaaggatagaggaattttgtccgATATTGTAGTTGCAActtccctggtagacatgtatgcaaaatgtggaagcatagacatggcacgtgaactatttgacggaatgcctcaaagaaatgtgcactcgtggactgcaatgatcggaggatatgcacaaaatgggtttgttgaaaaggctttagaaacattcaagcaaatgcaattggcaggtgtaaagccaaattccgcAACCTTTGCCAgcgtcctccctgcctgtgccaaaatgggagctttagaacagggtatggacattcatcaaagcataatggaagggGGATTTTTTacagatattatagttggaaatgctctgatagacatgtatgcaaaatgtggaagcatagacaaagcacatgagctgtttgacagaatgccccaAAGAGATGTTatctcgtggactgcaatgattgcaggatatgcacaaaatggttttGTTGAAGAGGCTTTACAAACTTTCATGCAAATGCAATCGGcatgtgtaaagccaaattccacaacctttgcttgTGTTCTATGTGCATGCAGCTATGCAGGTTTAGTGGATGAGGGCTGTACATACTTCAATCACATGAGTAAACCTTATTGCATTACACCTACAATTGATCATTATGTGTGTATGGTTGACCTTCTTGGCCGTGCTGGTTATCTTGAAGACACCCTAAACTTTATCATTAAGATGCCAGTTAAACCTGTGGTGATTGTGTGGATATGCTTTCTGGGTGCCTGTAGATCACATATGAATATAGGTTTAGGAGTATTTACAGCAACTCTACTTTTTGATTTGGATCCCAAAAATGCTTCGGCATATGTTCTTCTATCAAACATCTATGCAGAAGTGGGCAGGTGGTGCGAGGTTCAAATGGTCAGAAGATTGATGGAAGATAGAGGAATCAAAAAGATCCCTGGGTGTAGTTGGATTGAACACCAAAAAATGGTACATGTTTTTTGTGTAGGAGACAGATCACATCCACAGGCACAGGAGATCTATGCAAAGTTGGAGAAACTGGCTTGGGAGATGAAGATGGTGGGGTATTTTTCAGATTCAAGACGTTTActtaatgatgtggaagatgaggaAAGAGAATTATTTCTCTGTCACCATAGTGAAAAGCTGGCAATTGTGTTTGGTTTGTTAAACACACCCCCTGGAACAACAATTAGAGTTGTTAAGAACCTTCGGGTATGTACTGATTGCCACACTGCAACGAAATTTATTTCAAAGATTGTTGCAAGAGAAATTGTTGTGAGGGATGCAAACCGTTTCCATCATTTTAAACAGGGTGAATGTTCTTGTGGAGATTATTGGTGA
- the LOC131859557 gene encoding pentatricopeptide repeat-containing protein At4g21065-like: MSLASTNHLNLTALCREGQLEKALHTLLITHNPPEDKSTYLQLLQTCILKNALLQGQKVHSFIAHRRFVFVIRTTFHTKLIYMYVKCGSLVGARKVFDGMKERDIVSWNTIIAAYRSHGYPRESVTLFHQMQQTGLQPDRFTFASVLPACAKMGALEQGIDIHKSVENRGISSDVLVATALVDMYAKCGSIDKACELFDRMPRRNEISWNAMIAGYARNGFVEKALEIFKQMQLAGVKPNSATFASILPACAKMGSLEQGMDIHKSIKDRRILSDVVVATALVDMYAKCGSIDKARELFDKIPQRNVVSWNAMIAGYARCGSVDKARELFDRMPQRNVISWNAMIAGYAQKGSLEKASETFKQMELAGVKPNSTTFASILPACAKMGALEQGMDIHKSIKDRRILSDVIVATALVDMYAKCGSIYKARELFDNMPQRNVVSWNAMIAGYAQNGYVEKALETFKQMQLAGVNPDLTTFACVLPACAKMGALQQGMEIHQIMKDRGILSDIVVGNALVDMYAKCGSIDNACELFNRMLQKDVVSWTAMIAGYAQNGFIGKALETFKQMQLAGVKPNSTTFACVLCACSHSGLVDEGCKYFNHMTNPYRITPTIDHYVCMVDLLARAGYLEDTLNFIIKMPVKPVVVVWMCFLGACRSHMNLGLGVFTAMLLFDLDPRNPTTYVLLSNIYAEVGRRSEVQMVRRLMKDSGIKKIPGCSWIECQNMVHAFCVGDRSHPQTLEIYAKLEELAWEMKAAGYFSDAKHLLNDVEEEEKELFLCHHSEKLAIAFGLLETPSGTTIRVVKNLRVCTDCHTATKFISKIVGREIVVRDVNRFHHFKLGECSCGDYW, from the coding sequence ATGTCATTGGCATCCACTAATCATCTCAATCTGACAGCATTATGTAGAGAGGGCCAGTTGGAGAAGGCGCTGCACACTCTGCTTATTACACACAATCCCCCTGAAGACAAATCTACGTATCTTCAATTATTGCAGACCTGTATTCTCAAGAATGCGCTTTTACAAGGACAAAAAGTCCACTCTTTCATTGCTCACAGGCGATTTGTTTTTGTTATACGCACGACTTTTCATACTAAGCTTATTTACATGTATGTCAAGTGCGGAAGTTTGGTGGGTGCCCGTAAAGTATTTGACGGCATGAAAGAACGAGACATCGTCTCATGGAATACGATAATTGCAGCGTACAGAAGTCATGGGTATCCTCGTGAGTCAGTCACACTGTTTCACCAAATGCAACAGACAGGTCTCCAACCCGATCGGTTTACATTTGCCAGTGTACtgccagcctgtgccaaaatgggagctttggaacagggtattgaTATCCATAAAAGCGTAGAGAACAGAGGAATTTCGTCAGATGTtttagttgcaactgccctggtagacatgtacgcaaaatgtggaagcatagacaaagcatgtgagctgtttgacagaatgcctcgaaGAAATGagatctcatggaatgccatgattgcaggatatgcacgaaatggatttgttgagaaggctttagaaatattcaagcaaatgcaattggcaggtgtaaagccaaattccgcaacatttgccagcatcctccctgcctgtgccaaaatgggatctTTGGAACAGGGAATGGACATCCataaaagcataaaggatagacgaattttgtcagatgttgtagttgcaactgccctggtagacatgtatgcaaaatgtggaagtatagacaaggcacgtgaactctttgacaaaatacctcaaagaaatgtggtttcatggaacgccatgattgcaggatatgcaagaTGTGGAAGcgtagacaaggcacgtgaactgtttgatagaatgcctcaaagaaatgtgatctcgtggaatgccatgattgcaggatacgCACAAAAGGGATCTCTTGAAAAGGCttcagaaactttcaagcaaatggaattggctggtgtaaagcccaattccacaacctttgccagcatcctccctgcctgtgccaaaatgggggctttggaacagggtatggacatccataaaagcataaaagatagacgaattttgtcagatgttatagttgcaactgccctggtagacatgtatgcaaaatgtgggagcatatacaaggcacgtgaattgtttgacaacatgcctcaaagaaatgtggtctcgtggaatgccatgattgcaggatatgcacaaaatggatatgttgagaaggctttagaaactttcaagcaaatgcaactggCTGGTGTAAACCCAGACTTGACAACCTTCGCCTGCGTTCTCcccgcctgtgccaaaatgggagctttgcaaCAGGGTATGGAAATTCATCAAATCAtgaaggatagaggaattttgtcagatattgtagttggaaatgctctggtagacatgtatgcaaaatgtggaagcatagacaatgcaTGCGAACTGTTTAACAGAATGCTCCAAAAAGATGTCgtttcatggactgcaatgattgcaggatatgcacaaaatggatttattggaaaggctttagaaactttcaagcaaatgcaattggcaggtgtaaagccaaattccacaacttttgcTTGTGTTCTATGCGCATGCAGCCATTCAGGTTTAGTGGATGAGGGCTGTAAATACTTCAATCATATGACTAACCCTTATCGCATTACGCCTACAATTGATCATTACGTGTGCATGGTTGACCTTCTTGCCCGTGCTGGTTATCTTGAGGACACCCTAAACTTTATCATTAAGATGCCAGTGAAACCTGTGGTGGTTGTGTGGATGTGTTTTCTTGGTGCTTGTAGATCACATATGAATCTAGGCCTAGGAGTATTTACAGCGATGCTGCTTTTTGATTTGGATCCTAGAAACCCTACAACTTATGTTCTTCTCTCAAACATTTATGCAGAAGTGGGCAGAAGAAGTGAGGTTCAAAtggtaaggagattgatgaaaGATAGTGGAATTAAAAAGATCCCTGGATGTAGCTGGATTGAATGCCAAAATATGGTACATGCTTTTTGTGTAGGAGACAGATCGCATCCACAGACTCTGGAGATCTATGCAAAATTGGAGGAATTGGCTTGGGAGATGAAGGCGGCAGGTTATTTTTCAGATGCAAAACATTTACTTAatgatgtggaagaagaggaaaaagaattATTTCTCTGTCACCATAGTGAAAAGTTGGCAATTGCATTTGGTTTGTTAGAAACACCCTCTGGGACAACTATTAGAGTTGTTAAGAATCTTCGGGTATGTACTGATTGCCACACTGCAACAAAATTTATCTCCAAAATTGTTGGAAGGGAAATTGTTGTGAGAGATGTGAACCGTTTCCATCATTTTAAACTGGGAGAATGTTCTTGTGGAGATTATTGGTGA